Genomic DNA from Haloplanus aerogenes:
ACACGCCGAGTACACCACCGCCCGTGAGGAGCGTGTCGACGGCGTCGAGCGGCGAGTCGACCGACGGGAGCAGGTCGTCGCCGAACGTATGTGTACCCATACCATGTTCTTCGTTCTCTATTAACACATAATTTACCCATATATTCATTATAGATTCTGCAGAGAAATTCAGACTGGAGTAGGTGACTGGCCGACCGAGCGTCGCGACCAGCGACGGTACTAAGGTCACGCCCGTTCGCAATCCGTCCATGGGCCCCCGTGCGTTGCTGTGGAACGACGCCGAGCGCCGCCCCCGGGCGCTCCTCCGGGTCGTCCTCCTGATCGTCGTCACGGCGCTTCTGGCCGTCGGGACGAGTCTCGGGGCGAGCGTCGGCCTCGGTCCCGTTCGGTCGTGGCTCGCGACCGTCGTCGGCGAGGCGACCGCGACGACGGTGAGCGCCGTCGCCGGCATCGCCCTCACCGGCGGCACCGTCTCGCTCGCCGTCCTGATCGCCGGGCGGTACATCGACCGGCGGTACGTGCGCGATTTCGGCTTTCGGCTCGACCGCGACTGGTGGCTGGACTGCGGGTTCGGCCTCGCCCTCGGCGCCGGTCTGATGACGCTCCTCTTTCTCGTCGCCCTCGGCGCCGGGTGGGTGCGGATCACCGACACGATCCAGCCGCAGTCGGGCTTTCTCGTCCGATTCGCGGGCCTCGTCGTCGCCTTCGTCGTCGTCGGCGTCTACGAGGAACTCCTCCTGCGGGGCTACCTGCTGACGAACGCGGCGGAGGGTCTCGTCGGTCGACTGGGAGAGCGCGGCGCCGTCGTCGGGGCGACGATCCTCTCGTCGCTCGTGTTCGGCCTCGCGCACGCGACGAATCCGAACGCGACGCTCCTGAGCACCGGCGCCATCGTCCTCGCGGGCGGCATGCTCGCGGCGGGCTACGTCCTGACCGGCGAACTCGCGGTGCCCATCGGCCTGCACACGACGTGGAACCTGTTTCAGGGCGGCGTCTACGGCTTCCCCGTCTCCGGCCTCGGCGTCGGCGCGAGCGTCGTCGTCGTCGAGGAGACGGGGCCGGATCTGCTCACCGGCGGCGCCTTCGGCCCCGAAGCCGGCCTCCTCGGCCTCGGCGCGATGGTCGTGGGCACCGCCGCCATCGCCGGGTGGGCGCGGTGGCGGACCGGTACTCTGC
This window encodes:
- a CDS encoding CPBP family intramembrane glutamic endopeptidase yields the protein MGPRALLWNDAERRPRALLRVVLLIVVTALLAVGTSLGASVGLGPVRSWLATVVGEATATTVSAVAGIALTGGTVSLAVLIAGRYIDRRYVRDFGFRLDRDWWLDCGFGLALGAGLMTLLFLVALGAGWVRITDTIQPQSGFLVRFAGLVVAFVVVGVYEELLLRGYLLTNAAEGLVGRLGERGAVVGATILSSLVFGLAHATNPNATLLSTGAIVLAGGMLAAGYVLTGELAVPIGLHTTWNLFQGGVYGFPVSGLGVGASVVVVEETGPDLLTGGAFGPEAGLLGLGAMVVGTAAIAGWARWRTGTLRIDGAVTTPELRTEDTDSALVDADRWEPAPGERE